In Flavobacterium sp. N3904, one DNA window encodes the following:
- a CDS encoding efflux RND transporter periplasmic adaptor subunit: protein MKKILLLSTFILVFFSCADKEKNMNIDELISSKNVQKINARKALLQADLSKLDEALATLDVKKAEALVSVLTVNDTVFNHYLEVQGSVDTKENILVQPEMPGILIALNVKAGQHVSKGQILGKTDDGGLSQQVASLENQAALAKTTYERQKNLWNQKIGSEIQYLQAQTQMISAQRAVAQIKAQLAKTVIRAPFTGVIDEVFVEKGEVVSPSAQGLMRIVNLNNMYVSTTVPETYIGKLKVGTEVDVYLTSLGKTYKGKVRQIGNFINPNNRSFGIEVSVPNPDNLLRPNQVAKLKVIDYVNKDAIVVPTNVIQQDGEKNTFLYTVTNANGKTGIAKKVIVKTGQSSDNVTEILSGVNSKDIIVTEGMNTISDGMKLNF from the coding sequence ATGAAAAAAATACTCCTACTTTCCACTTTTATACTTGTCTTTTTTTCTTGTGCCGATAAAGAGAAAAACATGAATATAGACGAACTGATCAGTTCAAAGAATGTTCAGAAAATAAATGCAAGAAAAGCACTTCTTCAAGCAGATTTGTCAAAACTTGATGAAGCTTTGGCAACATTGGATGTAAAAAAAGCCGAAGCTTTGGTTTCTGTTCTAACAGTAAATGACACTGTTTTTAATCATTATCTTGAAGTACAGGGAAGCGTCGATACTAAAGAAAACATCTTGGTTCAACCAGAAATGCCCGGAATATTAATAGCCCTAAATGTAAAAGCAGGTCAACATGTTTCGAAAGGGCAGATCCTTGGCAAAACAGATGATGGTGGATTGAGCCAACAAGTAGCCAGTCTAGAAAATCAAGCTGCTTTGGCCAAAACGACTTATGAGCGTCAAAAAAATCTTTGGAATCAAAAAATTGGTTCCGAAATTCAATATCTACAAGCACAAACCCAAATGATTTCTGCTCAGAGAGCCGTTGCTCAAATCAAAGCACAATTGGCAAAAACAGTAATTAGAGCTCCATTTACAGGAGTTATTGACGAAGTTTTTGTAGAAAAAGGCGAAGTTGTTTCTCCAAGTGCACAAGGATTGATGCGTATTGTAAACTTAAACAATATGTATGTATCTACAACTGTTCCCGAAACGTATATTGGAAAACTAAAAGTTGGCACCGAAGTAGATGTTTACTTGACTTCTTTAGGCAAAACCTACAAAGGGAAAGTACGTCAGATCGGAAACTTCATAAACCCAAACAACAGAAGTTTCGGAATTGAAGTTAGCGTTCCAAATCCAGATAATTTATTGCGCCCAAATCAAGTTGCCAAATTAAAAGTAATCGATTATGTAAACAAAGATGCTATTGTTGTTCCTACCAATGTTATTCAACAAGATGGTGAGAAAAACACTTTTTTATATACCGTAACAAATGCTAACGGAAAAACAGGAATTGCCAAAAAAGTAATTGTAAAAACAGGACAATCCTCAGATAATGTTACCGAAATTTTGAGCGGAGTCAATTCAAAAGATATAATCGTAACAGAAGGTATGAATACAATCTCAGACGGAATGAAATTGAATTTTTAA
- a CDS encoding efflux RND transporter permease subunit, whose protein sequence is MSHQNKEFGISSWAIENRVTVYILTLLIVITGVVAYVTMPREDFPEIIENKVYISSVFPGNSAQDVEKLIIKPLEKEIKNISGVAKITSSSFQDYGMIIVEFDDNVTILDAKTKIKDKVDIVKADTDWPNLDNGSKVEPSVFELNISEEVPILNINLQGNYTTQQLKKYGELLQDDIEEIPEVKKVDILGVDDKEVEIAVDIFKMSAAQVSFDDIQNAVKYENMTLSGGNLISQGSRNNIRIVGEIKDPKELENIIVKHNGGTVYLKDIAVVSFKEKEKTTYAREKGSEVVMLNVKKRSNQNMISAIEQVKEKIKEAKESYLPSNLKIELTNDQSSRVEHQVNELSNHIIFGIVLVMIVLMFTMGLRNSLFVGAAIPLSMLMAFSILSAFGLTLNTMVLFGLVMGLGMLVDDGIVVVDNVFANMKKGMNRVQASKIGIGEIAWPVIASTATTLMAFLPFALWPGTMGKFMKYFPITLTVTLSASLFVAMVVNAAMTAGSMEIEDKNVSKKSAKMYTIIFTIIAVIFVLLGNIYDSKVAKAIGHISIISLGLMWLYKLKLYQWTQDFQHSFFPRMEDKYKVFLAKILTQKRAWYALVGIIGLLFFSFILLGIFPRKVLFFPDNIPNQVIAYIEYPQGTDIDKTNKATLFVEKQVIEVLKKYVDPKTDKNYLAESIVSQVGVGAGNPNVDAGSASETPYKGKVTVNFSEYKFRKGINTSDILEEIRGKVKGIAGATVTVEKDANGPPAGYPISIQLTGIDYDEMLKEADKMIAFINSKNIPGIERLSIDVNKESPELEVKVDRVSAGSLGVSTGQLGFNLRRSVYGQEISTYKEGDDDYNITMRMQDDQRKNENVLFNQALTFRNPANGQMMQVPISAVSETEKTTTYNQIKRKDQKRIMTVYSNVLTGYNADEITKQIAADLKNYKLPKTVSYSFSGVQEEQGKNQSFLMYALFLALSGITIIIVLQFNSVSKSLVILFTVLLSFSGVFYGYVIANMDFVILMTMMGIISLAGIVVKNGIVLMDFFVLLLDKKVADKQVESHDDLTIEEIKEVIIESGKSRLRPVLLTALTAVLGLIPLAIGLNFDFFSLVTDLNPHIFMGGDNVVFWGPLAWTIIFGLTYATVLTLVMVPVMFYLVKRTKYWLRDRRNSRLATEE, encoded by the coding sequence ATGTCACACCAAAATAAAGAATTCGGAATATCAAGCTGGGCCATCGAAAATCGAGTTACGGTCTACATCTTAACATTGCTGATTGTCATCACAGGTGTTGTTGCCTATGTAACAATGCCTCGAGAAGATTTTCCCGAAATTATAGAAAACAAAGTTTATATTTCCTCTGTTTTCCCAGGAAATTCAGCTCAGGATGTAGAGAAATTGATTATCAAACCGCTCGAGAAAGAAATAAAAAACATCAGTGGTGTAGCTAAAATTACTTCCAGCTCCTTCCAGGATTACGGAATGATTATCGTTGAGTTTGACGATAACGTTACCATTTTGGATGCCAAAACAAAAATCAAAGACAAAGTCGATATTGTAAAAGCAGATACCGATTGGCCTAATCTTGACAATGGAAGCAAAGTAGAACCTAGTGTATTTGAATTGAACATCTCAGAAGAAGTGCCCATTCTGAACATCAATTTACAAGGAAATTATACCACCCAGCAACTTAAAAAATATGGGGAACTTCTTCAAGACGATATTGAAGAAATCCCAGAAGTAAAAAAAGTAGACATTCTTGGTGTAGACGACAAGGAAGTAGAAATTGCGGTTGACATTTTCAAAATGTCGGCAGCACAAGTATCCTTTGACGATATTCAAAATGCCGTAAAGTACGAGAATATGACCCTTTCTGGAGGAAATTTAATTTCGCAAGGCTCGCGAAACAACATTAGGATTGTGGGTGAAATCAAAGACCCGAAAGAACTGGAAAACATCATCGTAAAGCACAATGGAGGTACTGTTTACCTGAAAGATATTGCAGTGGTGAGTTTCAAAGAAAAAGAAAAAACCACTTATGCCCGTGAGAAAGGGTCCGAAGTAGTGATGCTGAACGTAAAGAAACGCTCCAATCAAAACATGATTTCGGCTATTGAACAGGTAAAAGAAAAAATTAAAGAAGCCAAAGAATCCTATTTGCCTTCCAATTTGAAAATTGAGTTGACAAACGACCAGTCTTCAAGAGTAGAACACCAAGTAAACGAACTATCGAATCATATCATTTTTGGGATTGTGTTAGTAATGATTGTTTTGATGTTTACGATGGGTTTACGTAACTCTTTGTTTGTGGGAGCTGCTATTCCTTTATCTATGCTAATGGCATTTAGTATACTCTCCGCATTTGGATTGACCTTGAATACTATGGTTCTTTTCGGATTGGTAATGGGACTGGGAATGCTGGTTGACGACGGAATTGTGGTAGTCGACAACGTATTTGCCAATATGAAAAAAGGCATGAATCGCGTTCAGGCATCAAAAATTGGTATTGGCGAAATCGCTTGGCCCGTAATAGCCTCAACCGCAACAACGCTAATGGCATTTTTGCCTTTTGCGTTATGGCCCGGAACTATGGGTAAATTCATGAAATATTTCCCAATTACATTAACTGTTACTTTATCGGCATCATTGTTTGTCGCTATGGTCGTAAACGCTGCGATGACTGCCGGTTCTATGGAAATTGAAGACAAAAATGTGTCGAAAAAATCAGCAAAAATGTATACTATCATTTTTACGATTATAGCGGTTATTTTTGTGCTGCTTGGAAATATTTACGATTCAAAAGTGGCAAAAGCAATCGGACATATTTCTATAATTTCGTTAGGATTAATGTGGTTGTATAAATTAAAACTGTACCAATGGACTCAAGACTTCCAACACAGTTTTTTTCCTAGAATGGAAGATAAATACAAAGTGTTTCTAGCCAAAATCCTGACCCAAAAAAGAGCTTGGTATGCCCTAGTTGGGATTATCGGTCTGTTGTTTTTCTCCTTTATCCTATTGGGTATTTTTCCTAGAAAAGTATTGTTCTTTCCAGATAATATTCCGAATCAGGTAATCGCTTATATCGAATATCCTCAAGGAACCGATATTGACAAAACCAACAAAGCAACATTATTTGTAGAAAAACAAGTCATTGAAGTTCTAAAAAAATATGTTGACCCAAAAACGGATAAAAACTACCTTGCGGAATCTATTGTTTCACAAGTGGGTGTAGGTGCCGGAAATCCAAATGTAGATGCGGGTTCTGCTTCTGAAACCCCCTACAAAGGGAAAGTAACTGTAAATTTTTCTGAATATAAATTTAGAAAAGGAATCAACACTTCGGATATTCTTGAAGAAATTCGAGGAAAAGTAAAAGGAATTGCAGGAGCCACCGTAACCGTCGAAAAAGATGCAAACGGACCACCAGCCGGTTACCCAATCAGTATTCAATTGACTGGAATTGATTATGACGAAATGCTAAAAGAAGCAGACAAAATGATTGCTTTTATCAATTCGAAAAATATTCCCGGAATTGAGCGTTTGAGTATCGATGTCAACAAAGAAAGTCCAGAACTAGAAGTAAAAGTAGACCGCGTAAGTGCCGGAAGTCTTGGTGTTTCTACAGGACAATTGGGATTCAATTTGCGTCGTTCCGTATATGGTCAAGAAATTTCCACTTACAAAGAAGGCGATGATGATTACAACATCACGATGCGTATGCAGGATGATCAACGTAAGAATGAAAATGTATTGTTCAATCAAGCATTGACTTTCCGAAATCCAGCCAACGGGCAAATGATGCAAGTACCTATTTCGGCAGTTTCCGAAACAGAGAAAACAACAACCTACAATCAAATTAAAAGAAAAGACCAAAAACGGATCATGACGGTGTATTCCAACGTCTTAACAGGGTACAATGCCGATGAAATTACCAAACAAATTGCAGCCGATTTAAAAAATTATAAATTACCAAAAACAGTATCCTATTCTTTCTCAGGAGTTCAGGAAGAGCAAGGCAAAAATCAAAGTTTCCTGATGTATGCCTTATTCTTGGCCTTGTCGGGAATCACCATCATTATTGTTTTGCAGTTTAATTCGGTTTCAAAATCACTAGTAATTTTATTTACTGTGCTTCTGAGTTTTAGTGGAGTATTTTACGGATACGTCATTGCCAATATGGATTTCGTAATCCTGATGACCATGATGGGAATCATCTCGCTCGCGGGGATTGTGGTGAAGAACGGAATTGTATTAATGGATTTCTTTGTTTTATTATTGGACAAAAAAGTAGCTGACAAACAAGTAGAAAGCCATGATGACTTAACCATCGAAGAAATCAAAGAAGTCATTATCGAGTCTGGAAAATCAAGATTGCGTCCGGTATTATTGACAGCATTAACAGCCGTTTTGGGATTGATTCCATTGGCTATTGGTTTGAATTTTGACTTCTTCTCTTTAGTAACCGACTTGAATCCGCACATTTTCATGGGAGGAGACAACGTAGTTTTCTGGGGACCATTGGCCTGGACCATCATCTTCGGATTGACCTACGCCACGGTATTAACCCTGGTTATGGTACCAGTTATGTTCTACCTTGTTAAGAGAACCAAATATTGGTTAAGGGACCGTAGAAACAGCCGATTGGCAACGGAAGAATAA